A region of Paenimyroides aestuarii DNA encodes the following proteins:
- a CDS encoding MBL fold metallo-hydrolase, with amino-acid sequence MKIEQIYTGCLAQGAYYIESEGEVAIIDPLREVQQYIDKAQANNATIKYIFETHFHADFVSGHVTLSQKTGAPIVYGPTAEPTFKAHIASDGEVFKIGKLSLIALHTPGHTMESTTYLLRDENGKDHAIFSGDTLFLGDVGRPDLAQKAASMTQEQLAATLFHSLRTKIMPLADEVIVYPAHGAGSACGKNLSKETVGTLGEQKRTNYALRADMTEAEFVAEVTDGLLPPPAYFPENVRLNKSGYEAIDTIIEKNKAFSAVEFKQAASDALILDVRDADSFGKAHIPGAIFIGIDGGFAPWVGSLITDINQPIILVTPEGREQETITRLARVGYDNTLGYLAGGMQTWIDAGFETASIGRITANELETLMNNGEESVIDVRKPGEYSSAHIANVPNLPLDFINDHVADFPSQKTTYLHCAGGYRSMIAASILKARGFHNMIDVIGGFGKIKETNLPIVTQECESSCSTK; translated from the coding sequence ATGAAGATAGAACAAATTTATACCGGATGCTTGGCTCAAGGCGCATATTATATTGAAAGTGAGGGCGAAGTAGCAATTATTGACCCTCTACGAGAAGTGCAACAATATATTGATAAAGCACAAGCAAACAATGCTACCATAAAATATATTTTCGAAACGCATTTTCATGCCGATTTTGTAAGCGGGCATGTAACCCTTTCTCAAAAAACGGGCGCACCAATTGTGTACGGACCAACCGCAGAACCAACCTTCAAAGCGCATATAGCAAGCGATGGTGAAGTTTTTAAAATTGGAAAACTAAGCCTTATTGCCTTGCACACTCCTGGGCACACCATGGAAAGCACCACTTATTTGTTGCGCGACGAAAACGGAAAAGACCATGCAATTTTTAGTGGCGACACCTTATTTTTAGGCGACGTAGGTCGACCCGACTTGGCGCAGAAAGCAGCAAGTATGACGCAAGAACAATTGGCAGCAACTTTGTTCCACAGCTTGCGAACCAAAATTATGCCGTTGGCAGATGAGGTGATTGTATATCCGGCACACGGAGCTGGATCGGCTTGTGGGAAAAATTTAAGCAAAGAAACAGTTGGAACTCTAGGCGAACAAAAACGCACCAATTATGCATTGCGTGCCGATATGACCGAAGCGGAATTTGTGGCAGAAGTGACCGATGGTTTATTGCCTCCTCCTGCTTATTTTCCTGAAAATGTGCGATTGAACAAAAGTGGTTATGAAGCTATTGATACCATTATTGAAAAAAACAAAGCTTTTTCGGCTGTGGAATTTAAACAAGCTGCAAGCGATGCATTGATTTTAGACGTACGCGATGCAGATAGTTTCGGAAAAGCACATATACCCGGCGCTATTTTTATCGGGATTGATGGTGGATTTGCTCCTTGGGTGGGATCTTTGATTACCGATATTAACCAACCAATTATTTTGGTAACGCCAGAAGGTCGTGAGCAGGAAACCATTACGCGTTTGGCTCGTGTGGGTTACGATAATACCTTGGGATATTTGGCAGGCGGAATGCAAACTTGGATTGATGCCGGTTTTGAAACTGCTTCTATTGGCAGAATCACCGCTAATGAATTGGAAACATTGATGAATAACGGTGAAGAATCAGTTATTGATGTGCGTAAACCGGGTGAATACAGTTCGGCACATATTGCCAACGTACCCAACCTTCCGTTAGATTTTATTAACGATCATGTTGCCGATTTTCCATCACAGAAAACAACCTATCTGCATTGCGCAGGCGGTTACCGATCTATGATTGCAGCGTCTATTTTAAAGGCACGCGGTTTCCATAATATGATTGATGTAATTGGCGGTTTTGGTAAAATTAAAGAAACCAACTTACCAATTGTAACACAAGAATGCGAAAGCAGTTGTAGTACGAAATAA
- a CDS encoding sulfite exporter TauE/SafE family protein: MHDIHFYIGLILALFIGVTLGLVGSGGSILTVPILVYVVGIDPLLATAYSLFIVGSTSAVGSVKNTIEKNVNFKIVLLFGIPSLLAVFFTRSQLVPLLPDVITLSNNVSLSKSKLIMIVFSIVMFAASSKMIKKPRQKNLATPKIVTSAMPLITQGLLIGTVSGLVGAGGGFLIIPVLVFFANLPMKQAIGTSLTIIAIQCLIGFTGDLMQHSIDWILVLSFSAISILGLFIGNRLSKRIIDGNLRMIFGWFILTMSVYILIKELF, from the coding sequence ATGCACGACATACATTTTTATATTGGTTTAATATTGGCGTTGTTTATTGGCGTAACCCTAGGTTTGGTGGGCAGTGGCGGCTCTATCTTAACTGTGCCTATTTTAGTGTATGTAGTAGGGATTGATCCATTGCTTGCTACCGCCTATTCGCTTTTTATTGTAGGAAGCACCTCGGCAGTGGGAAGTGTTAAAAACACCATTGAAAAAAATGTAAATTTTAAAATTGTATTGCTTTTTGGCATTCCCTCGTTGCTGGCAGTATTTTTCACCCGTTCCCAATTGGTACCTTTATTGCCCGATGTGATTACGCTAAGCAACAATGTGAGCTTATCAAAATCGAAATTAATCATGATTGTGTTTTCGATTGTCATGTTTGCTGCTTCGTCTAAAATGATTAAAAAACCACGACAAAAAAACTTAGCCACACCAAAAATCGTAACATCGGCAATGCCTTTAATCACGCAAGGTTTACTCATTGGAACCGTATCGGGTTTAGTGGGTGCAGGCGGCGGCTTTTTAATCATTCCCGTATTGGTGTTTTTTGCCAATTTGCCCATGAAACAAGCCATAGGCACCTCGCTGACCATTATTGCTATTCAATGTTTAATAGGTTTTACGGGCGATTTAATGCAACATTCTATTGATTGGATTTTGGTATTATCGTTTTCAGCTATTTCGATATTGGGATTATTTATAGGAAATCGCTTGTCAAAAAGAATTATCGACGGAAATTTACGCATGATTTTTGGCTGGTTTATATTAACCATGTCTGTTTATATATTGATAAAAGAGTTGTTTTAG